One part of the Dysidea avara chromosome 10, odDysAvar1.4, whole genome shotgun sequence genome encodes these proteins:
- the LOC136236264 gene encoding uncharacterized protein isoform X1 has product MDQDQDNSHKESLVNLFKLPTELLVYIVSFLSLRDRVKLRYVSRWLRCVIEGTPSLWKEFVWSYYDSREECSVKEVLKVCGQHIKILSFPNCRVPSTLVEMLQYCSNVQHLSLPSTKLDREQLRNTIHMGCLQTLEVEVDCDSDIKELFLTAWNLSQLSIHVKISQHVIKILQYWAEADLRPRNLDVIESFIVDCSNIVVNNAVQLQWSTPIPTGMAAKFRVYIHRRSRKIPLNFSPTFPYFQLQFEGSDQKTISCVELSEFSILGSSDDLAVMTDCQYGGRTMCLVRHEYENIASKWKTSNHIRLNNFGCVTHFDIAERHSFHSDNLKQLALTCPYLQRLNLRNCHHCLESLQGLQAIASHCHNLQGINLLGIHVSQVENHILLWEILSDMKLTHLAVQFCILRSQTANKEKLVCFYKKCLTVRGIEFHYVHNSCDSCVANEHTVPCFPSLDYCKLRANEPCIVPTIVQDVINDCKELKSVSFDLDFIKVSLGLVHNHNLQQLYIYSPATDVPDDFMTSVSAHGGLVHVVVSVRSLTFEGMISLVRNSPKLITLFVILSLYDVKDSSPDMLDTLEINATLKRMFWHRKLFRIGCYSMIRAQNTEIENVLTKQDTDLMPLWN; this is encoded by the coding sequence ATGGATCAAGATCAAGACAATTCTCACAAGGAATCTCTCGTCAACCTGTTTAAACTTCCTACAGAATTGTTAGTTTATATTGTTTCATTTTTATCTTTACGTGACAGGGTAAAACTGAGATATGTTTCAAGATGGTTGAGGTGTGTAATTGAAGGAACACCATCACTGTGGAAGGAGTTTGTGTGGTCTTATTATGACAGTCGTGAGGAATGCAGTGTGAAGGAGGTGTTGAAGGTGTGTGGACAACATATCAAAATATTGTCCTTCCCTAACTGTAGAGTACCATCAACACTGGTAGAGATGCTGCagtattgtagtaatgtacaaCATCTTAGTCTACCATCAACTAAGTTAGATCGTGAACAACTAAGAAACACAATACATATGGGATGTCTGCAAACACTAGAAGTTGAAGTTGATTGTGATAGTGACATAAAAGAATTGTTTTTGACTGCTTGGAACTTAAGCCAACTTTCAATACATGTGAAAATCAGTCAGCACGTTATAAAAATCTTACAATATTGGGCAGAAGCAGACTTAAGGCCACGAAATCTTGATGTGATTGAATCATTTATTGTTGACTGTAGTAATATAGTTGTTAACAATGCTGTCCAGCTTCAATGGTCCACTCCTATTCCTACTGGCATGGCTGCTAAGTTCAGAGTCTATATACACAGAAGATCTCGTAAAATACCCCTTAATTTTTCTCCTACTTTTCCatattttcaactacagtttGAAGGATCTGATCAAAAGACCATTTCATGTGTAGAACTCAGTGAGTTTAGTATATTGGGATCAAGCGATGATTTAGCAGTGATGACCGATTGTCAGTATGGTGGACGGACAATGTGTTTGGTACGTCATGAATATGAAAATATTGCGAGCAAGTGGAAGACTTCCAATCATATCAGATTAAACAATTTTGGTTGTGTTACTCATTTTGATATTGCTGAGCGGCATTCATTTCATTCTGATAATCTGAAGCAACTAGCTCTTACTTGCCCTTATCTTCAGAGACTCAATTTGCGAAACTGTCATCATTGTTTGGAAAGCCTACAAGGTCTGCAGGCTATTGCCAGTCACTGTCACAACCTACAAGGAATAAACTTACTTGGTATACATGTTTCACAAGTGGAAAATCATATCCTATTGTGGGAAATATTGAGTGATATGAAGTTGACCCACTTAGCAGTACAGTTTTGCATTTTGAGATCACAAACTGCAAACAAAGAAAAGttggtttgtttttataagaagtGTTTGACTGTCAGAGGAATTGAGTTTCACTATGTCCATAATAGTTGTGATTCTTGTGTGGCTAatgaacatacagtaccatgttTTCCATCATTGGACTATTGCAAATTACGTGCCAATGAACCTTGCATTGTGCCCACTATTGTGCAGGATGTGATTAATGACTGCAAGGAACTCAAAAGTGTCTCATTTGATTTAGATTTTATTAAAGTTTCACTGGGATTAGTGCATAATCACAATCTACAGCAGTTATACATTTATTCACCAGCCACTGATGTTCCTGATGACTTTATGACTTCAgtttcagctcatggtggactggtacatgtagttGTGAGTGTACGATCTTTGACATTTGAAGGTATGATATCTCTTGTGAGGAACTCTCCCAAATTGATAACATTGTTTGTAATTCTAAGCCTCTATGATGTTAAAGATAGTAGCCCTGATATGTTAGATACACTGGAAATTAATGCCACTTTAAAGAGAATGTTTTGGCATAGAAAATTGTTTAGAATTGGTTGCTATTCAATGATACGTGCACAGAATACAGAAATAGAGAATGTGTTGACAAAACAAGACACGGACCTTATGCCACTTTGGAACTAA
- the LOC136236264 gene encoding uncharacterized protein isoform X2, with protein MLQYCSNVQHLSLPSTKLDREQLRNTIHMGCLQTLEVEVDCDSDIKELFLTAWNLSQLSIHVKISQHVIKILQYWAEADLRPRNLDVIESFIVDCSNIVVNNAVQLQWSTPIPTGMAAKFRVYIHRRSRKIPLNFSPTFPYFQLQFEGSDQKTISCVELSEFSILGSSDDLAVMTDCQYGGRTMCLVRHEYENIASKWKTSNHIRLNNFGCVTHFDIAERHSFHSDNLKQLALTCPYLQRLNLRNCHHCLESLQGLQAIASHCHNLQGINLLGIHVSQVENHILLWEILSDMKLTHLAVQFCILRSQTANKEKLVCFYKKCLTVRGIEFHYVHNSCDSCVANEHTVPCFPSLDYCKLRANEPCIVPTIVQDVINDCKELKSVSFDLDFIKVSLGLVHNHNLQQLYIYSPATDVPDDFMTSVSAHGGLVHVVVSVRSLTFEGMISLVRNSPKLITLFVILSLYDVKDSSPDMLDTLEINATLKRMFWHRKLFRIGCYSMIRAQNTEIENVLTKQDTDLMPLWN; from the coding sequence ATGCTGCagtattgtagtaatgtacaaCATCTTAGTCTACCATCAACTAAGTTAGATCGTGAACAACTAAGAAACACAATACATATGGGATGTCTGCAAACACTAGAAGTTGAAGTTGATTGTGATAGTGACATAAAAGAATTGTTTTTGACTGCTTGGAACTTAAGCCAACTTTCAATACATGTGAAAATCAGTCAGCACGTTATAAAAATCTTACAATATTGGGCAGAAGCAGACTTAAGGCCACGAAATCTTGATGTGATTGAATCATTTATTGTTGACTGTAGTAATATAGTTGTTAACAATGCTGTCCAGCTTCAATGGTCCACTCCTATTCCTACTGGCATGGCTGCTAAGTTCAGAGTCTATATACACAGAAGATCTCGTAAAATACCCCTTAATTTTTCTCCTACTTTTCCatattttcaactacagtttGAAGGATCTGATCAAAAGACCATTTCATGTGTAGAACTCAGTGAGTTTAGTATATTGGGATCAAGCGATGATTTAGCAGTGATGACCGATTGTCAGTATGGTGGACGGACAATGTGTTTGGTACGTCATGAATATGAAAATATTGCGAGCAAGTGGAAGACTTCCAATCATATCAGATTAAACAATTTTGGTTGTGTTACTCATTTTGATATTGCTGAGCGGCATTCATTTCATTCTGATAATCTGAAGCAACTAGCTCTTACTTGCCCTTATCTTCAGAGACTCAATTTGCGAAACTGTCATCATTGTTTGGAAAGCCTACAAGGTCTGCAGGCTATTGCCAGTCACTGTCACAACCTACAAGGAATAAACTTACTTGGTATACATGTTTCACAAGTGGAAAATCATATCCTATTGTGGGAAATATTGAGTGATATGAAGTTGACCCACTTAGCAGTACAGTTTTGCATTTTGAGATCACAAACTGCAAACAAAGAAAAGttggtttgtttttataagaagtGTTTGACTGTCAGAGGAATTGAGTTTCACTATGTCCATAATAGTTGTGATTCTTGTGTGGCTAatgaacatacagtaccatgttTTCCATCATTGGACTATTGCAAATTACGTGCCAATGAACCTTGCATTGTGCCCACTATTGTGCAGGATGTGATTAATGACTGCAAGGAACTCAAAAGTGTCTCATTTGATTTAGATTTTATTAAAGTTTCACTGGGATTAGTGCATAATCACAATCTACAGCAGTTATACATTTATTCACCAGCCACTGATGTTCCTGATGACTTTATGACTTCAgtttcagctcatggtggactggtacatgtagttGTGAGTGTACGATCTTTGACATTTGAAGGTATGATATCTCTTGTGAGGAACTCTCCCAAATTGATAACATTGTTTGTAATTCTAAGCCTCTATGATGTTAAAGATAGTAGCCCTGATATGTTAGATACACTGGAAATTAATGCCACTTTAAAGAGAATGTTTTGGCATAGAAAATTGTTTAGAATTGGTTGCTATTCAATGATACGTGCACAGAATACAGAAATAGAGAATGTGTTGACAAAACAAGACACGGACCTTATGCCACTTTGGAACTAA